A genomic segment from Clostridium pasteurianum BC1 encodes:
- the rfbD gene encoding dTDP-4-dehydrorhamnose reductase codes for MKILITGANGQLGRELQKQYKGKDVELIPTDVKDLDITDVKAVNKFVTEHKPDVIINCAAHTQVDKCEEQIDLAYKINAIGPKNLASAAYNIEAEIVQVSTDYVFNGEGNTELTEFDTPDPQTVYGRTKLDGENFVKTLNPKHYIVRTAWLYGDGNNFVKTMIKLSENHSELKVVDDQVGTPTSTVDLAKVIIKLLDDKNYGLFHCTCKGVCTWYDFAKEIFRLKNIDVNVIPCTTEEFPRPAKRPKYSVLRNYMLELTTGDITKQWQESLKDYIEDLHM; via the coding sequence GTGAAAATATTAATAACGGGAGCAAACGGACAACTTGGAAGAGAACTTCAAAAGCAGTACAAAGGAAAAGACGTTGAACTTATTCCTACAGATGTAAAGGATCTGGATATAACAGATGTGAAGGCAGTAAATAAATTTGTAACTGAACATAAACCAGACGTAATTATAAATTGCGCAGCTCATACACAGGTGGATAAATGTGAGGAGCAGATAGATCTAGCCTATAAAATTAATGCCATAGGGCCTAAAAATTTAGCTTCCGCTGCTTATAATATAGAGGCCGAGATTGTGCAGGTCTCTACTGATTATGTATTTAATGGAGAAGGAAACACTGAACTCACAGAGTTTGACACACCTGATCCTCAAACAGTATATGGAAGAACTAAATTAGATGGAGAAAACTTTGTTAAAACTCTAAATCCAAAACATTACATTGTTAGAACTGCATGGCTATATGGGGATGGAAATAATTTTGTAAAGACTATGATAAAATTAAGTGAAAATCACAGTGAATTAAAGGTGGTAGATGATCAAGTTGGTACTCCTACCAGCACTGTAGATTTAGCTAAGGTAATAATAAAACTTTTAGATGATAAAAATTATGGACTATTTCACTGTACCTGCAAAGGTGTATGTACATGGTATGATTTTGCTAAGGAGATATTTAGACTAAAAAATATTGATGTAAATGTTATTCCATGTACTACAGAAGAATTTCCAAGGCCAGCTAAAAGGCCTAAATATTCTGTACTTAGAAATTATATGCTGGAGCTTACCACAGGTGATATAACAAAACAGTGGCAGGAATCTTTAAAGGACTATATTGAAGATTTACATATGTAA
- a CDS encoding sugar transferase codes for MLQNAEIRENIETAEYSKSFMYFFLKRLLDIFGSVIGIILLSPVIIITAIAIKLDSKGPVLFSQERVGKNGKLFKMYKFRSMVVNAEELLVKLKDKNEMSGPMFKMKEDPRITRVGKFIRKTSLDELPQLFNIIKGDMSMVGPRPNLPSEVAEFSDYHKLKLLAKPGLTCYWQVMGRNEIGFEDWMKLDIKYIEERNIWIDIKLIVKTFFVLFGDKNAH; via the coding sequence ATGTTGCAAAATGCAGAAATAAGGGAAAATATTGAAACTGCTGAATATTCAAAAAGTTTCATGTATTTTTTTCTAAAAAGATTACTGGACATATTTGGTTCAGTAATTGGAATTATTCTTTTAAGTCCTGTCATAATAATAACCGCAATAGCAATTAAACTTGATTCTAAAGGTCCTGTACTATTCTCTCAAGAGAGAGTGGGAAAAAATGGCAAGCTATTTAAAATGTATAAATTCAGATCTATGGTAGTAAATGCAGAGGAATTATTAGTAAAATTAAAAGATAAAAATGAAATGTCTGGTCCAATGTTCAAGATGAAAGAAGATCCTAGAATAACTAGAGTTGGTAAATTCATAAGAAAGACAAGCCTTGATGAACTCCCACAGCTATTTAATATAATTAAAGGGGATATGTCAATGGTTGGACCAAGACCAAATCTACCAAGTGAGGTAGCTGAATTCAGTGATTATCATAAATTAAAGCTTCTTGCAAAACCAGGACTAACTTGTTATTGGCAGGTTATGGGTAGAAATGAGATAGGTTTTGAGGATTGGATGAAGCTTGATATAAAGTATATAGAAGAAAGAAATATATGGATAGATATAAAATTAATAGTTAAGACATTCTTTGTATTGTTTGGAGATAAGAATGCTCATTAA